From bacterium, the proteins below share one genomic window:
- a CDS encoding winged helix-turn-helix domain-containing protein, translating into MSIREPRPADTIGTSRVREHLMTDLHVARLQPGQRVPSVRRMAQLTGLDRKTVHRAYVRLAAEGLLVARPGSGTYLAPTPRGAAAAAAPEAPRLLAAVERALDDAKALGLDPAAFARFLQRMAERRLHHVRIGVLGENWEQLGLVARDVEAALGAIVRPMLIESLTGPEHPPVASFHGLVATDDTVQEARKIIGADGPPVYGVAVDPALANAAVRQARLGPVLFVVRDLRFEPYIKRMLARLEVPANIIERIRFCDPTGIDRAVSQIRGAGALFVSRLVETEVGRRIPSGWRRLPPAPFIDAASLELLRARVTLADVEREGPLAGLAGAAAAKGAERRPEAQH; encoded by the coding sequence ATGTCGATCCGCGAGCCGCGCCCCGCCGACACGATCGGAACGTCCCGGGTGCGCGAGCACCTGATGACCGACCTCCACGTCGCCAGGCTGCAGCCGGGCCAGCGCGTCCCCTCCGTGAGGCGCATGGCGCAGCTCACCGGGCTGGACCGGAAGACGGTCCACCGGGCCTACGTGCGGTTGGCGGCGGAAGGGCTGCTGGTGGCGCGCCCCGGAAGCGGCACCTATCTCGCCCCGACGCCCCGCGGCGCGGCCGCCGCCGCGGCCCCCGAGGCGCCCCGCCTGCTCGCCGCGGTCGAGCGCGCCCTCGACGACGCCAAGGCGCTGGGGCTCGACCCGGCCGCCTTCGCGCGCTTCCTCCAGCGGATGGCCGAACGCCGGCTGCACCACGTCCGGATCGGCGTCCTCGGGGAGAACTGGGAGCAGCTCGGGCTCGTCGCCCGGGACGTCGAAGCCGCGCTGGGGGCGATCGTCCGGCCGATGCTCATCGAGAGCCTGACCGGGCCGGAGCACCCGCCGGTCGCCTCGTTCCACGGCCTCGTCGCCACCGACGACACCGTGCAGGAGGCGCGGAAGATCATCGGCGCCGACGGGCCGCCGGTCTACGGCGTGGCCGTCGATCCGGCCCTCGCCAACGCCGCGGTGCGGCAGGCGCGCCTCGGGCCGGTCCTCTTCGTCGTGCGCGATCTCCGCTTCGAGCCGTACATCAAGCGGATGCTCGCGCGGCTGGAGGTCCCGGCCAACATCATCGAGCGGATCCGCTTCTGCGACCCGACGGGGATCGACCGCGCCGTCTCCCAGATCCGCGGCGCGGGCGCCCTCTTCGTTTCCCGGCTGGTGGAGACGGAAGTCGGCCGGCGCATTCCGTCCGGCTGGCGGCGGCTCCCGCCCGCCCCGTTCATCGACGCGGCGTCGCTCGAGCTGCTGCGGGCGCGGGTGACCCTCGCCGACGTGGAGCGGGAAGGGCCGCTGGCGGGGCTGGCCGGCGCGGCCGCGGCGAAGGGCGCGGAACGGCGGCCGGAGGCGCAGCACTGA
- a CDS encoding ferritin family protein, producing MNDETKKAVLEAVKTAIITELRGLEIYAAAAERTTDASAKLMFQSLADDERLHKEFLEKNYRSVLQEGVWAVPATPQNLTPLDHSDIVTPEFLKRVKGGSFEMAVIAAGVELERSAIEYYRAAAEACPDETVAATFRFLSDWEKGHLESLSELELRMRDQYFADLGFSPF from the coding sequence ATGAACGACGAGACGAAGAAGGCCGTGCTCGAAGCCGTCAAGACGGCGATCATCACCGAGCTGCGCGGTCTGGAGATCTACGCCGCCGCCGCCGAACGGACCACGGATGCAAGCGCCAAGCTGATGTTCCAGAGCCTCGCGGACGACGAACGCCTGCACAAGGAGTTCCTCGAGAAAAACTACCGCAGCGTGTTGCAGGAGGGGGTCTGGGCCGTCCCGGCGACGCCGCAGAACCTCACCCCGCTCGACCATTCCGACATCGTCACCCCGGAGTTCCTCAAGCGGGTCAAGGGCGGCTCTTTCGAAATGGCGGTCATCGCCGCCGGCGTCGAACTCGAACGCTCGGCGATCGAGTACTACCGCGCCGCCGCCGAAGCCTGCCCGGACGAGACCGTGGCCGCGACGTTCCGCTTCCTGTCCGACTGGGAAAAGGGACACCTCGAGTCGCTGTCCGAGCTCGAGCTGCGAATGCGCGACCAGTACTTCGCGGATCTGGGCTTCAGTCCGTTCTGA